A single region of the Epinephelus fuscoguttatus linkage group LG14, E.fuscoguttatus.final_Chr_v1 genome encodes:
- the LOC125900992 gene encoding E3 SUMO-protein ligase ZBED1-like, whose product MTEAQRELKLPEHSLITECPTRWGSKEMMIARVLEQLKAISQVLSGDRYARSLIPSWQDVQVLESVHSALHPLLDFTDALSGEEYVSISHLKPVLHLLATSVLAEDLEDTDLTRSIKTKVLAYLNDKYSDPSIQELLDVASFLDPRFKTQYITADNIPTIKTRLKTEMLESARRAYSQEVSY is encoded by the exons ATGACTGAAGCACAGAGGGAGCTCAAACTTCCTGAGCACAGCCTCATCACTGAATGCCCAACAAGATGGGGATCCAAAGAAATGATGATTGCCAGGGTGCTAGAGCAGCTCAAAGCCATTTCTCAGGTATTGTCAGGTGACCGATACGCACGCTCCCTCATCCCATCCTGGCAGGATGTTCAGGTGTTGGAGTCTGTTCACAGTGCACTGCATCCTCTCCTGGACTTTACAGATGCTCTCTCTGGAGAGGAGTATGTGAGCATCTCCCACCTCAAACCAGTTCTTCACCTTCTGGCCACATCAGTCCTGGCTGAAGATCTAGAGGACACTGACCTGACTAGGTCAATCAAAACCAAGGTCCTGGCATACCTCAATGATAAGTACAGTGACCCTAGCATTCAAGAGCTTTTGGATGTTGCATCCTTCCTGGACCCCAGGTTCAAAACCCAATACATCACCGCAGACAACATTCCTACCATTAAGACCCGACTCAAGACTGAAATGCTGGAATCAGCAAGGCGTGCATATAGCCAG GAGGTCTCGTACTGA